In Topomyia yanbarensis strain Yona2022 chromosome 2, ASM3024719v1, whole genome shotgun sequence, one DNA window encodes the following:
- the LOC131684381 gene encoding GILT-like protein 1: MQRAVSILVVALVATNVALLNVDAVKVDVYYEHLCPDSIRWVTNQLAPNYEATKDIINIEFIPFGKSVSINDGESFECQHGPLECEGNRIQSCILHHLPEQDRQVSYVSCQMNFNADPRGWECAFRSGVDLVATQTCVEGDLGRQLQLEAERRTQQIAPSFVPTIVFNGHFDQSLQDRAQSDFLGIICELSNNAIAAC, translated from the exons ATGCAGCGAGCCGTTTCGATTCTGGTTGTGGCCCTCGTGGCCACCAACGTAGCATTATTGAATGTAGACGCC GTGAAGGTCGATGTGTACTATGAACATCTGTGTCCGGATAGCATTCGGTGGGTGACCAACCAGCTGGCTCCCAACTACGAGGCCACGAAGGATATTATAAATATCGAGTTCATTCCGTTTGGAAAGTCGGTG AGTATCAACGATGGCGAATCTTTCGAGTGTCAGCATGGCCCGCTGGAGTGCGAGGGGAATCGGATTCAATCCTGCATACTGCATCATCTCCCTGAACAGGATCGACAGGTTTCGTACGTGTCTTGCCAGATGAATTTCAATGCTGATCCACGTGGCTGGGAG TGTGCTTTCCGGTCTGGAGTGGATCTAGTAGCGACACAGACGTGTGTAGAAGGCGACCTGGGAAGGCAGCTACAGCTAGAAGCCGAACGCCGCACTCAACAGATTGCTCCGAGCTTTGTACCGACGATAGTATTTAATGGG CACTTTGACCAATCACTGCAGGATCGCGCCCAAAGCGATTTCTTGGGAATCATATGTGAACTAAGCAATAACGCTATTGCCGCCTGTTAG
- the LOC131684385 gene encoding ras-related GTP-binding protein A-like: MKKKVLLMGKSGSGKTSMRSIIFANYIARDTRRLGATIDVEHSHVRFLGNLVLNLWDCGGQESFMEQYFASQKDNIFRNVEVLIYVFDVESRELEKEVHYYQSCLEAIILNSPDAKIFCLVHKMDLVAEEQRDIIFKEREAELKKLSRPLECTAFRTSIWDETLYRAWSSIVYQLIPNVKALEHSLNYFANVVDADEVLLFERATFLVISHCQRKQHRDSHRFEKVSNIIKQFKLSCSKLGAKFSSMEVRNSIFAAFIDTFTSNTYVMVIMSDPSIPSEATLINIRNARKYFEELENPNSLNSSNAIHSAATHASHGMVNGGSSHFYSHHQQHQQLQQQFLQQQQQLQQHQQNPTNPYH, encoded by the exons ATGAAGAAGAAG GTGTTGCTGATGGGTAAAAGCGGGTCCGGAAAGACCAGTATGCGTTCGATTATTTTTGCCAACTATATTGCACGAGATACAAGGAGATTGGGAGCAACGA TCGATGTCGAGCATTCACACGTGCGCTTCCTGGGCAACCTGGTGCTCAACCTGTGGGACTGCGGTGGCCAGGAGTCATTCATGGAGCAGTATTTTGCCTCCCAGAAGGACAACATTTTCCGCAATGTGGAGGTTCTGATCTATGTGTTCGATGTGGAGAGCCGCGAGCTGGAAAAGGAAGTGCACTACTACCAGTCCTGTCTGGAGGCGATCATACTCAACTCGCCGGATGCCAAAATCTTCTGCCTCGTACACAAAATGGATCTGGTGGCGGAAGAGCAGCGTGATATTATTTTTAAAGAACGTGAAGCGGAACTGAAGAAGCTTTCGAGGCCGTTGGAGTGTACCGCCTTCCGGACGAGTATCTGGGACGAAACGTTGTACAGGGCGTGGAGCAGCATCGTCTACCAGCTGATTCCAAACGTGAAAGCATTGGAACATTCGCTGAATTATTTTGCCAACGTCGTTGACGCCGATGAAGTGCTGTTATTTGAACGAGCTACTTTTCTAGTGATTTCTCATTGCCAACGGAAGCAGCATAGGGATAGTCATCGATTTGAAAAAGTTTCCAACATTATAAAACAGTTCAAACTGTCCTGTTCCAAGCTAGGCGCGAAGTTTTCATCAATGGAAGTAAGAAACAGTATATTTGCTGCCTTCATTGATACCTTCACCAGTAACACGTACGTTATGGTTATTATGTCCGATCCGTCTATCCCCTCGGAGGCCACATTGATCAACATACGGAATGCTAGGAAATATTTCGAAGAGTTAGAAAATCCCAATAGTTTGAATTCCAGTAATGCCATCCATTCGGCGGCTACCCACGCCAGCCACGGGATGGTCAACGGAGGGTCTTCCCATTTCTATTCTCATCATCAGCAACATCAGCAGCTCCAGCAACAGtttctccaacagcagcagcagttaCAACAGCATCAGCAGAACCCAACAAATCCGTATCACTGA